The nucleotide sequence AACGGCTGCGCAGGCACCAGAGTCGCCTCGGGTGACGTTTGAAGCATCAAAACAGCGTCTGGGGCTCCGTTTCCCAGTCCGAGATCATGCCATGCGACGCATCCCTTTACTCTTCCTGACTCTAGGCCTGCTGCTACCCGTGCAGGCCACGACCACACGTGATCTCGCAGATCAGGCACGGCGATATGCCCCGGCGGAGAGCCTTTTCGCAGGGAAACTCGTCCGTGCGGCTCTGGATCGCACGCATCAGAGTGTGCGCTACGACCCTGCGTATCTGAAACTGGCCTATCCAGGTGGTGATGTGCCTGCGGACACTGGAGTCTGCACCGATGAAGTCATCCGCAGCTACCGCGCAATCGGCTTTGATCTGCAAAAGCTCGTCCACGAGGACATGCGGCGGGATTTTCGTGCCTATCCACGCAACTGGGGTCTCACGCGGCCAGATTCAAACATCGACCACCGTCGCGTGCCGAATTTGCAGACCTTTTTCAAGCGCCGTGGCGCTGCGCTCCCCATCACGCAAAAGGCTGCGGATTATCTACCGGGCGATCTCATCACCTGCACCGTCGCGGGCAAGCTGCCACACATCGCGCTCGTCGTCCCGGCGCCAGATGGCGGTGAGCGGCCCTGGATCGTTCACAACATCGGCAGTGGACCGCAGATCGAAGACCGGCTCTTCGAGTTCCCGCTCACGGGGCATTATCGTTGGCATCCGAAGTGATGCGACTGCCTCAGTCCTCACTCAGGAGGCACTTCGCACGTTCTTCTGGCGTCATGGCACGCCATTCACCCGGTTTGAGCTCCTGTGGCAGCGTCAGGGCACCGACGCTGAGTCGATGCAGTGTGGCGACACGGCAGCCGACACGGTGAAACATGCGCTTTACCTGATGATAGCGTCCCTCATGCAGTGTCACACGGGCAGAGCACTCACCCGTGATCTCCAACTGCGCAGGCAGCGTGGTGATGTCCTCCGTATGGAAGTAAAAGCCGCGTGCAAAGGCCTCCACAGCATCCGCTGGCACCGGCTCATGCGTTTCGACGAGATACACCTTCGGCACTTTGTGCTCTGCGGTCATCAGTCGCTTTGACCAGCGGCCATCATTGGTCAGCAAGAGCAGGCCAGAGGTGGAGCGATCCAGCCGCCCGGCTAGGTGCAGCGTGTGCTTTTCCTCCATCTGCATCAAATCCAGCACGGTGGGGAGCTGTGCATCCTTTGTGGCACTGAGATAGCCCACGGGCTTGTGCATGATGAGGTAATGCCCGCACTCTGCGGCCTGCACCACTTCCTCATCGAGCTCCACCTGGGTGAATCGATCCGCCTCCACATGGCCATCCGTCTCGATGACGCCTGCGACACGCACCCGCCGTGCCGCGATCACTCGCAGCGCAGCTTTGCGCCCCATCCCTCGGTGTTTAGCGATCAAGCGGTCGAGCTTCATGTGGAAGATGGTGTCTGCATGTCTGTGCGTGGATCAGCGGAGGAGTCGGCTGAGGATGACAACCAGGATGACTCCACAGAGCCATAGCATCCGGCTTTGACGCTCGTAAAACAGCCAAATCTGCGGTTTCCAAGAATGATTATGCCGTCCGATGAGCGAGCATGCGCGGGTGGCGTAGTCTCGTCCGAGGCGGCTATCTTCATTGGAGTCCATGAATAAGCTTAGAGCAGTCTGAGCGCCCTGATGAAAGGGTTTGGGCGGCTTTCCTGGCTGGTAGTCGAGCAGGGACCGTACGAGTCCGAGCACACGCTTTGAAAAGGCGGATAGCTCTGGCTCATGCACCACGTCCAGATGCTTTTGAGCGCTGTCTGCGCTGTGGGCGAGTGCATCCTCCAGCGCCGCGTAGAGGTGGAATCGCATGGTGGTATCGTCATGACGTGGCAAATCGAGCCCGCGTGCGAGCACGGCAGCGGCTTCATCACGGCGACCTAGGCTCTGAAGGGACATGAGCAGGTTATTGAGCATGTAGGGCTCCAGGTGAGAGCGCTCACGCCAGTCCTGGAGCCAATCGACGGCCTGCCGATGGCGCTTTAAGGTATGAAGGGCATATCCGATGGTGCCCCACATCTCATTGTTGCTTTGCAGCGCCTCACGGCGCTCGCGGATGAGCTGGTCGATGCGACGAGCCTCCCACCAGCATGCGAGGAGGCCAAAGGACGCCTTCTCCTGCTCCTCCCAGCGTTCGACGGTTTTATTGACATAGCGAATGATGACCTGCTCACTGCCCTCATCACCCAACGGAACGTGACAGAGCACATTCCAGCGCGGCACCTGCCCGAGCAGATGGGTGAGTGCGACATAAAAGGCCGCTGCATGCGTGTTTCGGGCTTTCCCATCGCGAATGGTCTTCGCGAGCTCGTTTCTCATGATGGGGAGCTCTGGCCGGGTCTTTTTGAGCTTCACTTCATCAAGAACACGATTGAAGGAGAAATCGAAGGCATCCTCCTGCTCGGTCATTTTGAGCAGCGCTGCACGCGACTCGGCGGACTGGCCCTGCCGCCAGTGCCAGAGGAAGAGCCGTGAGTGATACTCGATCTCTGCATAGTGCGGACGTGAGTCATCCAGGAGCTTTCGGGCCGTGGCGAAGTCTTTTTTGCCACAGTGATGATCAAAGAGCTTCCGCAGTGCAAAACCGTAATCAGGCGCGATGGCCAATGCTCGCTCAAAAGCCGCGATGGCACCTGCGGTGTCGCCACGGCGCTCCCGCACGTCTCCGAGCAGTCCGAGGTGGATGTGATCACCGGGCTCGATCTGGCTGAGGTGCGTGATCGCATCTTCTTCGCCAGAGAGATCCTTCATCGCCTCATACCACTCTGCGAGGCACTTCCAGCCCCAGACCATCGCTGGATCAGCCTCCAGCGCGGAGCGCATGCGGGCCACGGCGGCACTGCGGTCATGCTTGCGCCAGAGAATCCAGGCCTCACGGGCGATGATGTCTGCGGGCCGCTGCTGATCTGGGTGGGATTCAAGCACGGCGAAGGCCTCTTCAAAACGACCAGCCAGGGTCAAAACACGAGCTTTTTCATCATAAGCCCGTGTGGCATGCGGAGCGGCTGCGATGGCGCGATCCAGCGTGGCGAGTTGCGCAGGGAACTCGGAGGCCTGCGTCATCAAATCCGCCAGGGTGAGCCAGGAGCGGGCCTCATTCGGCCGTGAGCGTGTCAGCGCCTCCGCAGCCTCACGAGCGGCGTTTTTCTCGCCGACTTCGGCCCCCCATTCTTCGAGACGGCCCCAGGCCCATCCGTAGCCGGGCTCGTGCTCGACGGCTTTTTTCAGATGATCGACCGCGAGTCGTTTTTTGCCGAGATGCCAGGCCAGTTCAGCGACCCAGCCGTGATTACGCCCGTCTTGCGGAGAGTGGCGCACGGCTTGCTGCATGACATCGAGCGCTTCTTCGTAGCGTGCATCTTTTTTGAGTGCCTCGGCGAGGTTTCGCATGCCCCAGCCCCAGCCTGGATTGATCTCTCGCACACGCATAGCGGCCTCGATCTGGCGTTTGCGGTCTGGTAGGGCACCATAGCACTCTGCCAGCTCCATCCATGTGCGTGGCATGAGTGGAAAACGCTCACAAGTGGCCTGCATGAGCGTGATGGACTGCTCCACGCCGTCATGCTCACGAAGATGCTCTGCCAGTGTCACAGCAGTCTGCCATAAATCTGGACGCTGCTCATGCGCCAGCCGCAGGAAGCGCTCCATCTCATCTGGTTCCAGGTAATGACCCGCGAGGGAGGCGAATTCGAGCACGCCGCTGCCATTGGTGACCTGGCGTGTGATCTCACTCTGGATGTAGCGCAGCTCAGAAAGGCGCTCAGGCTGCGTTTTGCAGTGATGGAGCAGCGCATTCATCGGATCAGCACTATCCGCATCGAGTGCGATCGCGCGGCGGTAGGCCGCTTTGGCCTCTGGGAGCCGTTTTTCTGCCGCGAACACGCCTCCGAGCACATGGTAGTGCCACGGATTCATCGGATCGAGTGCGGCAGAGTGCTGCATGGCCTCATGTGCCTCCGTGAAGCGCTGGCGGTTTTTCATCGAGATGGCGACTTCCCGCCATGCTGAGCTGCTGCGTGGATCGATGCGCAGGAGTTCACGCGCAGCGGCCTCCATCGCCTCTGGGCTATCACCACGTACCCAATCACTCCAGGTGTCATGCAGTGGCCAGTGAAACGGGAAGCGCTCACATGCAGCACGCAGATGGGCCAGAGCCGCAGTGCGGCTTTCCAACTGCTCCAGCAGCCGCGCCACGGCACGGTGGGCATCGGCAGCCTGGGGCTCATGGAGGATGACTTGCTGCCAATCGGCCAGCTCACGGTGATGGTCGCCCTCTTGGCTGGCGAGCTGTGCATCGACACGGTGCCATGCGCCAGGTGCCGTGCGGGATTTCACCCGTGCCAGTGCCTCACGCGTACGTTCCAGCTTGCCAGTGCGCAGGAGCCAGTTCGCATGCTGGAGGGCGAGCTCCATGTCATCCGGGCGGCGCTGGATGGCGGCATCCATCACCGAGATGGCCTCCTCCGTGCGATTGATCATATCGAGAGCCTCCGCCAGCGAGTAGGCAGGCTGTGGTGAGAGATGCCCATCACGCTCGAAGCGGCCCCGCAGCAGCCGCAGCGCCTCCTCACTGCGCCGCACCCAGCGAGATGTCTTGAAGTAAGACATGGTGAAGGATTCATTCTTATCCTCCAAGCAGCTCGCGATGCGGTACAAATCGGAGGCCTCTTCCCAGCGGCGCACGTCCCAAAGCATGTTCGCAGAGGTGATCACCGCGTAGGCATCCAGCCGTGCGCGGTGGTAGCGGTGAATCCAGCGGCGGGCCTCATCCACATGCCGCGCCTCCCAGTGCAGCTCACGGCCCAGCATGCGCCAGAGCAGTGGGTGCGTCTCCTTATCCGCACAGGCGCGGCGCAGCTCCTCGGTGAAGACTTCACGACCACGCAGCTCTCGCAGCACATGCAGGCGGTCGATCTGCCAGTTGATCGTTTTCGGATGCATCTGGAGCAGGGCCTCCAGTCCCTCCAGGCGTGCATGCGTATTGTCATCGTAACGAGCCAGTGCCAGCTCCACATGCCAACGTAAGCGCTCCTGCGGATGATCTCGCCGCATCTGCTCGAGTAGTAGCAATGACGCCGCTCGGTCATGGCGTGTCAGCGCATCATCAAAAGCATGCTTGATGTCATAGAGAGCCTGTTCCGGCAGTTCCAGCCCATCAAAGCGGTGTGATTGCTCCACCGGCACCATGGCAAGTCCACGCGGACCAAAGGGAGCCTGCCCCGCCAGTGCCTCCAGCGCCAAGAACTCCGTCATGGTGCGCTCCGACGGATCGCGCACGAAGAGCACTTGGCGGTATTCATCGTAACCGATCACCGCCTGGGCATGGGCGCTATCGGAGTAAACCATGCTCAGAATGATCGGGATACCGCGGTCGATGAGCTGCTTGGCACTCTCCACCGTCACACTGAACTCGCGCACGGCCCAGCCATGCTTCTCCGCCCATGTTCGCTCCTGATAATGCGGGGTGCCGTCATAACAAATCTCATCCGCTAACTCGATATGACCCACTTCTTTGCCCAGAAAGCGTGCTACTGCGCTCACCGTCGCCGGGGCACACGTGAGGTGATGCTGCGCCACAAAACCGACTGGCAGGACGCGGCGGGTAAGCTGCTGGCCCTGTGTTTTTTCCAAGTACTCAGCCACTTTCGCATAGAAGCTGTCTGGCTTTGCCGCCAGCCGCGCCTGCCGTAGCGCCTCCGCGTGGTCGCCCATCGCACTGGCGAGATCACAGCGTCTCCCAGCCTGCCAGCGCTGCATATCCTCCTCCATCAGTGGCAGCAGCTCCTCATGACGGTTCAGCGTGGCGAGTGCCTCCTCGTGCATGCCGAGCTCGATCTGGAGATTGGCTAATTTTCGCAGCAAGGAGGGGCATTGCGTGCGTGCGCAGCCAGCTCGCAGTTTTTCCAGAGCCTCCGGCTCACGCCCCATCGCCAGCAGCAGATCAAACTGCGAGTGGAGAGAGGAAATATGCGTGGAGCGGATGCTCAGAGCCTTTTCCGCCGCCGCGAGGGCCTCCTCACGCCGATCCTGCAGCTCCAAAATGTCCGCTTTCACAGACCAACCCCAAGTGGACTCTGGGTGGGCCACGATCAGCCCATCCACGAGCTTTTCCGCACGCTCAAAGTCACGCAGCTTCGCTAAAAGATAAGCCTGCACACCGGGATGATCACGGTGCTCCGCTACCTCCTCCTCTGGCATCGGTGGGTGCTTCTCCAACCACTGCCAGGCCAAGAAAGCGCCGCGCATGTCCAGCAGCTCCCACACCATGTCCTCACGCACCACATGGCGAGTCCTGCGATCATGCCAAAGGCGGAACCACATCTTCCGCCCACGCTTTTCACCGCCCATGGATTCGATCATGCGTGCACCCACGGCACGGTGCTTTGCCTGGCTCCACTCCTCGGGTCGCGCATACGGCTCCAGCAGCTTCCACGCATCTAGGAACAACGCCTGCTTGCGCAGCTCGCTCACCTTTTTGATCACTTCATCATCCGGCTCCATCATCGCTGTGGTGCTAACAAAAAGGCTCTCTTCTGGCAAGCCCAGAAACTCACTGCATCAGCCCCAGTGACTTCAGAAAGACATCCGTCTTCCGCAGTGTGTCATCGAGCAGGATGGCATCTCGCATGAGGTAGCCGTGAGCACCGCCCTCATTCACATCGAGCTCGCTGCGGTTTCCGGCTTTGAGCATGGCCTCGTGAAAGGTCTTGGCACCAGCAAAGGGCGTCACCGTATCTCCCGTGCCATGAAACGTAAGCGTGGGCGGCAATCCGGCATGGACATGATGCGCTGGCGAAAGCTCCTGCCAACGCGGGCCGATTTTTGCCTGCCCGTAGCCGTCTTTCGAGGTATCGATCACCGGAAAGAGCAACACCAGCGCATTGGGCGATGCGGAAACCGTGAGATCTTCCCCATCCTCGTTCACCTGATCAAAAAGCGCTGTCGAAGCGGCCAAATGACCTCCGGCGGAACCGCCACTGACGATGATTTTCTGCGGATCGATGCCCAACTCAGCCGCGTGACTGCGCAGATAGCGCACAGCGGAGCGGGCATCCTTCACACAATCAAAAACACTCACGCCAGTCTTCACACTGTGGAGCCGGTAGGACATGCTGATACCCACCAGCCCCTTTTCCGCGAAATGCGCAGCAAAGGGGTACATGCGTGGCGGTGCTCCACCCGTCCAGCCACCACCGTGAATGACCAGGAAGCATGAGCGCCGATCACTCGCCTGAAAGCCCTGTGGCTCGAAAATATGCATTTTGAGCTCCAAATCGCCCACTTTCTTGTACACGATGGTTTTGGCGGGTTGGAGCTTCGCCGCGCGAGCATCTGTGGCGTCTGGCACTTTGGCCGCAGCGGGGTTTTGAGCCTGCAACGAGCAAACTCCGACAATAAGGAAGCAAATCAGCTTTTTCATGAGGCCCAGGAAAACGATGCCCCCGGTGCCTGGCTTGCGCTTTTCGGTCATCCTCCGCCTCTGAAGCTGGTTTCTTTTTCCCCGAGCTTCGTGTATGCGCAGCTCACCTGTATGAAGTTAAGCTCACGCCAGCATACGATCGACTTCCCCCGCCGCCCGATGGTGATGGGGATCGTGAACATCAATGATGACTCCTTTTGTGGCGATGGGACGCTAGATCCCACGCTGGCTCTGGCGCAGGCCGCGCAGATGCTGCGAGATGGCGCTGACATCATCGACATCGGTGCCGAGAGTGCTCGGACGAATCGGGAGGCGATCAGCGTGAGCGAAGAAATCGACCGATTGATGCCCTTTTTGGCAAAATGGCCGGAGCTGAAGGCGCACCACAATTCCCCGCTGCTCTCCATCAATACCTGGCGCTCCGATGTGATCGCCGCAGTGCTGCCAGAGGGCGGCGACATCATCAACGACATCAGCGGCCTGCCAGATGCCTTCAACGCCAAGCTCTGCGCCGATCACGGTGCCGCACTACTCATCATGCACAGCATCGGGCAGCCAAAGGTGCCCCACACGCATGTGCGCTACGAGAGAATCATGGATGCGCTGGAGCATTTTTTCGAGCAACGGCTCGTCATGGCCGAAAGCGTGGGTTTGCCGCGAGAAAACGTGATTTTGGACCCAGGGATCGACTTTGCGAAGCAGCGGGATGATAACCTGACGATCTACCGCGAGCTGGAGCGGCTGCACCGCTTCGGCAGGCCCATTTTATTGCCCGTCTCACGCAAGACGGTGATCGGGGATGTACTCGGCCTGCCTGCCAATGAACGAGATGCGGGCACGGTGGCCTGCATCGCGGCAGGAATGAGCCGTGGGGCGCAGATTTTCCGCGTACACCATGTCCAGGCCGCTGTGCAGTCCGTGAAGATGCTCTGGGCCGTGCAGAATGCCGCGTGATGAGAGGCTGCTTGTCATGAGCGCATCCTCGCGCATCATCACAGGCCCATGCGCTACTTTTCCACTCGCGGCCAGACGCCGCTGCACACCTTTTCTGAAGCCGTCGAGGCCGGTCTCGCGCCGGATGGCGGCCTGTTTTTGCCAGAATCCCTGCCATCCATCGCGGAGAAGCTGCCGCAGTGGTCCACGCTGACGTATCCGCAGCTCGCGGCGGAGTTTTTCACGCTCTTCGCACCGGAGATCCCGCTCGCAGAGTGGCATACACTCACGGCGGAGGCCTACCGCCGCTTTGAATCGCCCGATGTCGCACCGCTGAGGAAGATCACGGATAAAACCTACATCCTAGAGCTCTTCCACGGCCCTACGCTGGCCTTCAAAGACTTCGCGCTGCAACTACTGGGCCTCCTTTATAAACGGCAGACGAAACTCAGTGGGAAGAAGCTCTGCGTGCTCGGTGCGACCTCCGGCGACACGGGCAGTGCGGCCATCCACGGCTGCATGGGCCAGGATGGTATCCAGATTTTCATTTTGTATCCCAATGGCCGCGTCTCGCCGCTGCAGGAGCGCCAGATGGCCTGCACCGGTGCGAGCAATGTCTTTGCCATCCCGGTGCCCGGCACCTTCGATGATGCGCAGCGTGTGGTGAAAGACTGCTTCGGCGACAAAGAGTTCACCACGGCGGTGAATCTCTCCGCCGTGAACTCCATCAACATCGCCCGCATCTTAGCGCAGTGCGTGTACTACATCTGGGCCGTGCTGCGACTGCCAGAGAAAGACCGCGCGACGTGTGAGTTCGTCGTTCCCACGGGGAATTTCGGCAACGTGCTGGCTGGCTGGCTGGCGCAGCGCATGGGCCTGCCCTGCGGCACTTTCCGCGTGGCGACGAACCAAAATGACATCCTCCACCGCTTCTTCACCTCGGGTGAGTATCGCCAGGGCGAGGTGCATCCGAGTCATGCGCCCAGCATGGACATCCAGGCCGCATCGAACTTTGAGCGCTTCCTCTACTTCGTGCTCGGGGAGGACAGCGCACGCGTGCGTGATGTGATGGCGCGGATCAAAGCCGGTGAGGACATCCACATCGACCTGCCGCCCACCACCTTCCGCGCTAGCCGCATGGATGATGCACGCATCGTCCGCGCTACGGCTCAGATGTGGCAGGATTGGCAGTATGTGCTCGATCCACACACCGCCTGCGGCTTCACCGATGTGGCGACAGATCGTGTCAGCATCGTGCTCAGCACGGCCAGCCCCGCAAAATTCCCAGATGTGGTGCAAAGCGCCACCGGCCATGAGCCGACGCATCCCGCTCTGGAGTCTCTCAAAGCCCGCGAAATGCACCGCTGGCCGCTGGAGGCCACGACGGAGGCCGTGAAGGCCTTCATCCGCGAAAAAGCTGCCGTATCATGAAAATCCTCGCCGCGCTCCTCTTGCTGCCTGTGGCCGCTTTGGCCGAAATCCATCACGCACAGGGCGAAATGGCCGGTGAGGTCACGGCGAACTCCGTTTTTCTCCAAAGTCGGCTCACGGCGACTCCGGGGCCAGTTTTGGATGAAAGCGGCGATGTGCCAGGACAGGAAGGCGAGGCCTATTTTGAGTGGAGTGAGGCCGCTGATTTCTCCAAACCGACACGTAGCAAATGGAGTGAGGCAAAGGCGGAATACGATTTCATCATCCGCACCAGCGCCAGCAATCTGAAACCGGGCACGCTTTATCACTACCGGCTCGTTTTTGGCGAAACCCGCGAAAGTGCCAAACCCGGCCCGACACGCAGCTTCAAGACTCTGAGCGAAAGTGGCGACGTGAGCTTCTGCATGGGCAGTTGCATGAATTACCACGCCTTCATGCATGGTAAGTCCAACGGCGGCGGCCCCGTCACAGCCACCGAAGAGGACAAACTGCTCGGCTATCCCTCCTTCGCCGCCATGGCCGCGCTGAGGCCGGATTTCTTCATCGGCACGGGTGACATCGTTTATTACGATCATCCCGCGAAACCCGCCGCACAGACACTGCCGGAGCTGCGTCGCAAATGGCATGAGCAGGCCCGCTTTCCGCGATTGATCGATTTCTTCGCACACACTCCCGCTTATTGGTCCAAAGACGATCACGACTTCCGCTTCAATGATGCCGATCTGCGAGCCGGTAAGCTGCCAGAGCCGGCCACGGGCATCGAAATCTTCCGCGAGCAGATGCCCATGTTCGCGATTTGGGATCGCAGCACGCCCACCTATCGCACCCACCGCGTGCACCGGCATTTGCAGCTCTGGTTTGTCGAAGGCCGCGACTACCGCTCGCCGAACAAAATGCCCGATGGCCCCGAAAAGTCGATCTGGGGCCGTGAGCAGCGCGAGTGGCTGCAAAACACGCTCCAGGCCAGTGAGGCCACCTGGAAGGTCATCATCACCCCGACGCCGATGGTCGGCCCGGATCGCAACAGCAAGACAGACAACCACACCAACCTCGCCGGCTTCAAACATGAGGCCGACAGCTTCTTTGCCTGGCTGCGTGAGAAGAGCGTGCAAAACGTGCTCACCTTCTGCGGCGACCGCCATTGGCAGTATCACAGCATCCATCCGCTCGGTGTGGAGGAATTCTCCGTCGGTGCGCTGAATGATGAAAATGCCATTCGGGGTGAAAAGCCCGGCGGCCCCAAGACGACCGACCCCGAGGGCAAAATCAAGCAACCCTACATCTACAAAGAGCCCACCGGAGGCTTTTTGCGGGTGATGATCGATGATGCGGCCAAGCTGGTGCTCGAGCACCGCGACGATCACGGCACCGTGCTCAATACCGTGACGAAGCAGGCCGCTACACGCTGAATTTCGCCGCGCATTCCGCGCAGCGCTCCTGCACAGCGGTGGTGATGCGCTTGAGCACATCATGCGTGATGCCAGAGGCCTTCATCTCACGCTGAATCTGCACAGCGGCATCTGGGATGATCTGCGCCATTTCGAGAATGCGGCTACGCAGCGCCGCTTCGTCGCAGCGCAGCTCGCTGGCGGCCTTTTTCCACTCACGGGGGCCGATTTGACGCACTTTGTACTGATTTCCGACCCGCATCGCCAGTGTGGCATGCCTCGGGTAAACCTGCTGCGGATAGGGCAGCGAGCTAGCCACATCATACAGCGGAGCGAGGCGCACCTGACCGCCGGGAGCGATGAGAAAAGAGTAGTTCTTCGCATGCGCATCCGTCCCGGCGATGAGCCAGTTCAGGATCAGCGCATCGAGAAAGCGCTGAGCATCGACATCCCGCGCACGCGAGTGCAGGCGGATCATCTCCATGATCTCCACGGCGGAAGGTCCGCCCTGGTTTTGATATTTCATGTGCGGCAGGCGACCCAGAGCCTGGCACATGTCCTCCTGGTGGATGCGCTGCACGCGTGCGCCACTGCGCACACGGTCATAGCGCTCCACCACGATCACAGGCACATCCCCGAAATGCTGGATCACCGATGACGCGGCAGAAAGCCCCAGCGTGCGGGCCAGCGTCATGCAGAAGTGCTCATTCTCGGCGTAGCCATCGAAGTCGCCCGTTGATGGCTTGAAGATATGCGTGGTCGGGATGCTGCCGGAAGGCACGCCCCAGCGCCCCCCTTTTGGAT is from Verrucomicrobiaceae bacterium and encodes:
- a CDS encoding DUF1287 domain-containing protein; the protein is MRRIPLLFLTLGLLLPVQATTTRDLADQARRYAPAESLFAGKLVRAALDRTHQSVRYDPAYLKLAYPGGDVPADTGVCTDEVIRSYRAIGFDLQKLVHEDMRRDFRAYPRNWGLTRPDSNIDHRRVPNLQTFFKRRGAALPITQKAADYLPGDLITCTVAGKLPHIALVVPAPDGGERPWIVHNIGSGPQIEDRLFEFPLTGHYRWHPK
- a CDS encoding pseudouridine synthase; this encodes MKLDRLIAKHRGMGRKAALRVIAARRVRVAGVIETDGHVEADRFTQVELDEEVVQAAECGHYLIMHKPVGYLSATKDAQLPTVLDLMQMEEKHTLHLAGRLDRSTSGLLLLTNDGRWSKRLMTAEHKVPKVYLVETHEPVPADAVEAFARGFYFHTEDITTLPAQLEITGECSARVTLHEGRYHQVKRMFHRVGCRVATLHRLSVGALTLPQELKPGEWRAMTPEERAKCLLSED
- a CDS encoding tetratricopeptide repeat protein, which produces MPEESLFVSTTAMMEPDDEVIKKVSELRKQALFLDAWKLLEPYARPEEWSQAKHRAVGARMIESMGGEKRGRKMWFRLWHDRRTRHVVREDMVWELLDMRGAFLAWQWLEKHPPMPEEEVAEHRDHPGVQAYLLAKLRDFERAEKLVDGLIVAHPESTWGWSVKADILELQDRREEALAAAEKALSIRSTHISSLHSQFDLLLAMGREPEALEKLRAGCARTQCPSLLRKLANLQIELGMHEEALATLNRHEELLPLMEEDMQRWQAGRRCDLASAMGDHAEALRQARLAAKPDSFYAKVAEYLEKTQGQQLTRRVLPVGFVAQHHLTCAPATVSAVARFLGKEVGHIELADEICYDGTPHYQERTWAEKHGWAVREFSVTVESAKQLIDRGIPIILSMVYSDSAHAQAVIGYDEYRQVLFVRDPSERTMTEFLALEALAGQAPFGPRGLAMVPVEQSHRFDGLELPEQALYDIKHAFDDALTRHDRAASLLLLEQMRRDHPQERLRWHVELALARYDDNTHARLEGLEALLQMHPKTINWQIDRLHVLRELRGREVFTEELRRACADKETHPLLWRMLGRELHWEARHVDEARRWIHRYHRARLDAYAVITSANMLWDVRRWEEASDLYRIASCLEDKNESFTMSYFKTSRWVRRSEEALRLLRGRFERDGHLSPQPAYSLAEALDMINRTEEAISVMDAAIQRRPDDMELALQHANWLLRTGKLERTREALARVKSRTAPGAWHRVDAQLASQEGDHHRELADWQQVILHEPQAADAHRAVARLLEQLESRTAALAHLRAACERFPFHWPLHDTWSDWVRGDSPEAMEAAARELLRIDPRSSSAWREVAISMKNRQRFTEAHEAMQHSAALDPMNPWHYHVLGGVFAAEKRLPEAKAAYRRAIALDADSADPMNALLHHCKTQPERLSELRYIQSEITRQVTNGSGVLEFASLAGHYLEPDEMERFLRLAHEQRPDLWQTAVTLAEHLREHDGVEQSITLMQATCERFPLMPRTWMELAECYGALPDRKRQIEAAMRVREINPGWGWGMRNLAEALKKDARYEEALDVMQQAVRHSPQDGRNHGWVAELAWHLGKKRLAVDHLKKAVEHEPGYGWAWGRLEEWGAEVGEKNAAREAAEALTRSRPNEARSWLTLADLMTQASEFPAQLATLDRAIAAAPHATRAYDEKARVLTLAGRFEEAFAVLESHPDQQRPADIIAREAWILWRKHDRSAAVARMRSALEADPAMVWGWKCLAEWYEAMKDLSGEEDAITHLSQIEPGDHIHLGLLGDVRERRGDTAGAIAAFERALAIAPDYGFALRKLFDHHCGKKDFATARKLLDDSRPHYAEIEYHSRLFLWHWRQGQSAESRAALLKMTEQEDAFDFSFNRVLDEVKLKKTRPELPIMRNELAKTIRDGKARNTHAAAFYVALTHLLGQVPRWNVLCHVPLGDEGSEQVIIRYVNKTVERWEEQEKASFGLLACWWEARRIDQLIRERREALQSNNEMWGTIGYALHTLKRHRQAVDWLQDWRERSHLEPYMLNNLLMSLQSLGRRDEAAAVLARGLDLPRHDDTTMRFHLYAALEDALAHSADSAQKHLDVVHEPELSAFSKRVLGLVRSLLDYQPGKPPKPFHQGAQTALSLFMDSNEDSRLGRDYATRACSLIGRHNHSWKPQIWLFYERQSRMLWLCGVILVVILSRLLR
- a CDS encoding alpha/beta hydrolase, yielding MTEKRKPGTGGIVFLGLMKKLICFLIVGVCSLQAQNPAAAKVPDATDARAAKLQPAKTIVYKKVGDLELKMHIFEPQGFQASDRRSCFLVIHGGGWTGGAPPRMYPFAAHFAEKGLVGISMSYRLHSVKTGVSVFDCVKDARSAVRYLRSHAAELGIDPQKIIVSGGSAGGHLAASTALFDQVNEDGEDLTVSASPNALVLLFPVIDTSKDGYGQAKIGPRWQELSPAHHVHAGLPPTLTFHGTGDTVTPFAGAKTFHEAMLKAGNRSELDVNEGGAHGYLMRDAILLDDTLRKTDVFLKSLGLMQ
- the folP gene encoding dihydropteroate synthase codes for the protein MGIVNINDDSFCGDGTLDPTLALAQAAQMLRDGADIIDIGAESARTNREAISVSEEIDRLMPFLAKWPELKAHHNSPLLSINTWRSDVIAAVLPEGGDIINDISGLPDAFNAKLCADHGAALLIMHSIGQPKVPHTHVRYERIMDALEHFFEQRLVMAESVGLPRENVILDPGIDFAKQRDDNLTIYRELERLHRFGRPILLPVSRKTVIGDVLGLPANERDAGTVACIAAGMSRGAQIFRVHHVQAAVQSVKMLWAVQNAA
- a CDS encoding threonine synthase; translation: MRYFSTRGQTPLHTFSEAVEAGLAPDGGLFLPESLPSIAEKLPQWSTLTYPQLAAEFFTLFAPEIPLAEWHTLTAEAYRRFESPDVAPLRKITDKTYILELFHGPTLAFKDFALQLLGLLYKRQTKLSGKKLCVLGATSGDTGSAAIHGCMGQDGIQIFILYPNGRVSPLQERQMACTGASNVFAIPVPGTFDDAQRVVKDCFGDKEFTTAVNLSAVNSINIARILAQCVYYIWAVLRLPEKDRATCEFVVPTGNFGNVLAGWLAQRMGLPCGTFRVATNQNDILHRFFTSGEYRQGEVHPSHAPSMDIQAASNFERFLYFVLGEDSARVRDVMARIKAGEDIHIDLPPTTFRASRMDDARIVRATAQMWQDWQYVLDPHTACGFTDVATDRVSIVLSTASPAKFPDVVQSATGHEPTHPALESLKAREMHRWPLEATTEAVKAFIREKAAVS
- a CDS encoding alkaline phosphatase D family protein; protein product: MKILAALLLLPVAALAEIHHAQGEMAGEVTANSVFLQSRLTATPGPVLDESGDVPGQEGEAYFEWSEAADFSKPTRSKWSEAKAEYDFIIRTSASNLKPGTLYHYRLVFGETRESAKPGPTRSFKTLSESGDVSFCMGSCMNYHAFMHGKSNGGGPVTATEEDKLLGYPSFAAMAALRPDFFIGTGDIVYYDHPAKPAAQTLPELRRKWHEQARFPRLIDFFAHTPAYWSKDDHDFRFNDADLRAGKLPEPATGIEIFREQMPMFAIWDRSTPTYRTHRVHRHLQLWFVEGRDYRSPNKMPDGPEKSIWGREQREWLQNTLQASEATWKVIITPTPMVGPDRNSKTDNHTNLAGFKHEADSFFAWLREKSVQNVLTFCGDRHWQYHSIHPLGVEEFSVGALNDENAIRGEKPGGPKTTDPEGKIKQPYIYKEPTGGFLRVMIDDAAKLVLEHRDDHGTVLNTVTKQAATR